In Solenopsis invicta isolate M01_SB chromosome 1, UNIL_Sinv_3.0, whole genome shotgun sequence, one genomic interval encodes:
- the LOC105194306 gene encoding protein PELPK1 yields MWLLHCGTSIHSVRVPAAQKFNMKVAVMFMVLAIVACASAQESEQVSSENNDGPLKGMRFPHLPDFSKLSEKLSKLPKLPKLEIPKLPFEMPKLPFEIPKLPFEVPKLPNKQTPTTPQAPNEQTPTTPQASNEQTPTTPQASNEQTPNTSQLPNDQTPNTP; encoded by the exons ATGTGGCTACTGCACTGCGGTACAAGCATTCACAGTGTGAGAGTACCAGCAGCGCAAAAGTTCAACATGAAGGTAGCAGTAATGTTCATGGTCTTGGCGATCGTGGCGTGCGCCTCGGCCCAGGAATCC GAACAAGTTAGCTCGGAAAACAATGATGGACCATTAAAGGGTATGAGATTCCCCCATCTTCCCGATTTTTCTAAGTTGTCTGAGAAGCTTTCTAAATTGCCCAAATTGCCAAAATTGGAAATACCGAAGTTGCCTTTTGAAATGCCGAAGTTGCCTTTTGAAATACCGAAGTTGCCTTTTGAAGTACCGAAGTTGCCCAATAAGCAAACGCCGACTACGCCTCAGGCACCCAATGAGCAAACGCCGACTACGCCTCAGGCATCCAATGAGCAAACGCCGACTACGCCTCAGGCATCCAATGAGCAAACGCCGAATACATCTCAGTTGCCCAATGATCAAACGCCGAATACGCCATAG